The window ATATGTAGTTTTATGTATTGATTTTAGCcagaaaaaagaacaaaatctaCTTAATTATAAAGTAAATCAGCCAGTAAAAGCATCCCTTTCAAAAgcagaaaacaaagaaatactaaataataatacatttgAAATTTGATAACAAACTACAATAACCTGATTGTTTTTTGGTAAGCAACAATaacctatttttaattttattttaaaagagtgTCAGAAGTTTGAGACTTCTCTAACTAAAAATCTGACACCAGTGTTTtgagttatttaattttattttgtttccccACTCCCCCTTGTTGGCTAAAGAAAGGATGTTCCTTTTTGAATTTGTATCCATCATCCAGTGCCCCTTTATTCCTTAAATAATAGTACTTACATCTAGTAGTAGTATTcgtattaatttttcaactaataaaaaagtataagaaAATTTCTAAAACATTGAATAAAGGATTCCATTAGACCAGGCAAAACATAAATGATGTGTATGCatcaaacacataaaaaaaactttattatgCCCTAGAAAAATTCTAGAAGTGAAAGATGTAGGAGACAACAATGTAGGGGGAGAAAATGAAGCAGAAATATAGATCTCAAGATCTATGTTAACTGAgcatattttcttttcctttttctgttttCCTCTTTTTTAGTATTTGATAGTACTTCGTGGGTTTTTGTAATTTCTCTAATGCTAATGTCAGTTAATGTTTgaatcttaaattttatttaatagagCTAGGTTCCAACATCCAATGCATAATCAAACTCGACATATCAGTTAACACGGGATTAAAATAAGGATTTCATTTCACTAATCACTACAAGTCAAACATCATGCATATAATATAGAGTAAAGAATGATTtctctaaataaaaaatgaagtaaagTATATAAAGATTGCAAACCTCGGACTGGAACACCATCCATCAACTCAAACTTTGAAAGGGTCTCTGTCTCAACATATGTATTGGTCCCAGATCCAGTTGACTCTCGGCGCCTGACTTCGAGTTCCatggtttttattttgattctcaccagaagaaaatatattttgccAACAATGACATCCTTCAGATGATAcctgataatttttaattaccaCAAGCTAGTTTCCTTTAATCTTCTTTAAGAGCATTAAAGATGTAAATTTAATAATGAGCTATTTCAGACTCACTTGCTCTTGCCGTATTCAAACTCTATGTGTAAGCATTCTTCAATTCCTACTTCCATCTGCATGAAGCataaatgcaacaaaaaaaGTTATGCTATTATTAAGCAATATCAATTCTCATCAGAGTATACCATTAGATTAACAACCACATTACTTATGAACTAAAAACAACTCCCTCGATCACCCCAGTTGCAAAGGTGAGGACTGAAAATAGAAACTGATCCAAGCAGTTTTTGAACAAACACATAACAGCATCAGAGTAAgggatttatattttatagcaTGAATGGAAAACTTGAGTTTTAAGTGATCAAGCATGAAGTTTCAACAAGATGAAGAAAGTGGATTGTGGAAATTTTTTTCCAGTACATTCTCTATTAGAGATAATATATAGGTTATTAATGAGGCAAATTGACAATTCACAATATGCATCTACTGATAACCACCATATTCTCCTCACCTTAATGCTGTTATTAATAGGTGGAGCTGGAGCATAATTGCGTACCTGAAAGGAGATTGTAGTAAAAGAGGTTTACTTtgggaaaaattaaaaacttatattcTGTATTAACCTGAAACtgatatatataaactaattaCTACAAAAatcagaatataaaaaaaattaatcttgtcATAGCATGATCAAGCAAGAAACAGTATGTTTCGGTCTGAAAAGTTCCTATGTTCTACTTTGTACTATACAAATCCAATAGATGGTTGGGTTTATTCTATAGTATACAACATTCAAAAGTGCAAGAAGTATTTGTGAAGTTAGAAAAGACAACTTACAAGAAAGGATgattaaaaacacaattaaaagTAATGCAAaagctcaaataaaaaattggataaaatatgtttgtggtCCCCCGTTTTATCTTGATTTCTGTCTTTAGTccctcataatatttttttatcgtttTCAGTCCCTCATAAATTGTTCCgttttgtttttagtccctgACGTTAAATTCAACTGTTAAGTGATGAAGTAGGTAGCAGAATTTGCGCTTAAAAATTTTCCGTTAAGTTTCTTGTGGTTTTTAACTACTACAAGTTTTCTGATAGACTAAAACCACCAGAAatgtttcaaaaaagaaaatcaaaacccCGAACACTAGATTTTCTGAAACCACCAGAAATGTTACAAAAATATACATTCTTAGACCACCAGAAAATTTGTAGTGGTTAATAGCTGCCAAAAACTTAAAACAGAAAATTTTCACGCAGTTTATGCTTGCCATGCCATCACTTAACATTTGAAATTAACGTCaggaactaaaaacaaaatggaACAATTTATGTGGgactaaacaattaaaaaaaattataagggaCTGAAAAACAGAAGTCAAGAAAAACAagggaccaaaaacatattgtacactaaaaaattgaatcaaagaACTAATTATCTAGTTCCCCCTTGCTTCTCTCCTTTctctttaatctttataaaattataactcaTACCTTCAAACTTCCTAGAGATGCTCTCCATCTAAAAACTACTGTTGGACATgttataaaagtataaaaccaTGCATATGCCTTCACATAACCTTTCCGGATTATTAGTTCATGGGTATATTAGTTGTAGTGTGATCAATACACAAAATTAGTTAGGAGTACAGGTttctttgattttaatatgaatttaaattttatttatagaagcAGTACACAAGACTAACATTTAAAAGAATCAGAATATAACAGAAATCATTAGTATATCAGGCAATCATGAAATCccatcaaataatttaaaattttccaataaaatataaacattataatatattaaataatattaaaaaactgCTCACACTTTGTACCCTGAACAAGTGCTCCCTTTTAAAAAGAGAACTGAAATTTTTTCATAGGTCACCATAATTATATGCATATAAGGACCAtaaaatgaagacattgaagcACCTATCACAAAACTGAGGTTCAAAAGTTGAGGAAATAAAAGTATAATCAAACAAGTGGCATGGTAATAATTTAAGAGGAAAAAGCAATTTACAAACATAGTGCATTTAGTTGGAGCATAACTATATTGTTAACAATGATTTAATTCTAGACCATATATTTTGGATAAGATTAGATGTTTGGCTTCTATTTGATGACCGATACATGTTTTCTGTTTTGAACTTTTATTAAGAAGGAGGTTGGAGGTTTCCATATCCTTCTATTTTCTAATCTTTTCCTGTTgtctcaataaaattattttattaaaataaaatctgcctAAACCTTGGGTCTACCACAAATTGGTTTCTAGAATATAGTGCCAGGCCCCAtgtcttaaaagttaaaaaaactaattcagTTAGTAGTACCAGAATGCATTTGATGTACTCTGATAATATTGAGGACATAAGTGACATAAACAGAAGTACATACGTATACAGAATCAATAAATGAGACAGTGACAGttgaatgaaaatattatataatcatataagtcatattattgtttttctttcacaTGATTCAAACATGCAGTCAAGAACAACATAAACCACAAAAAATATGTATGATAATCAAAACAATAGGGAATAAGTAGCAGGCAAGCTTTGAAAGTCATGATGATATAGTAGAAAATCAACTCACAACAAAATCCATGTATTCCACAATGTTGTTGACATAATTTCGACTAATTGTCACTTTCAAAATGTACCTGCATGATTGCCAAAAAAGGATCTAATGCATTCAGTTAAGTCATTATGTTCAATCCTTTCCacctttaattacttttttggcTTATGACAATATTgattgaaatatgaaaaaagggaacaataataaataactcAATAAACCATTGATATAGTCTGATGGTAACTGTGAATTAATGGGTCAGAGAACCaaccaatagaaaaaaaagtaaaataaaccacCATGGTGTGTGTATTCATATTTCTAGGAGAAGGTGTGGAGGCCAGAAATGACCGATGTGATGGCAGTTAAAAGGAGAGGAACTAGTAGCAGATATGTATTAGGATGGCAGTTATGGATTAGCATAGcagttatttaaaagaaaattgtagTGTGTGAAAATAGCCCTGTTGTAATTCTGTAAATCTGGACAAAGAATATTCTCAGTAGGAGTTATATGATTCTGGGACAACAATCCTCTACTGTACTGTAGCTTTtataatggaagaaaaagctcagaagcaaaaacaaaaggttATTATCATGATAAGTCATTGATTTTACGAATAAGCCAACCAAGAGAAACAAAGTAAAATTTTCAATCTTCTGTCCACCGATCGAAATAGATTTCTACGGCTATCAAATTTTTGCCCCTTCtcatttactattattttaccATTCTAGAAAGAAATTATAGGGTTAAATTGTATATGTAGTCTGATTTCAAAGCAACAATATTAACAAGCATTTCAATGATTTAGGAGAAATTTGATATAATCAGTGGAACTAATACCAAAATGATCTTGTGATCCTTTGACATTATGCAGGAAAACTTGATTTCCTTCCTGTTTAAAATAATggaggaaaaataatatttacatttttttcaactaagGTACCACATAGATATATAGCTTAAAGCAATGCCAGAGTCATGAAAGTAATTCTTCAGCACTATCTTAGCAGCTTATGCTTCTAGGTGAAGTATTTCTTTCATATGTTATCAGGATCAAGTGGTCTTGATTCTTGACCCTTCCCATAACAGCAATAAAATAGCCAGCCTTTACCACCCAACCACATTATCTTTTTTGCATTTTGACAAGAGTATATTGATTTTCAGTTCAATAACCATCAACCATTAGCTGCTTGCCTTTCTAAAAATTGACATTAGAGAATCTAATTATTCCATAACAAATTTATTGAAGAAAAGTATAGAAAAAACATAGAGAAGTTGAGAATTCATGGTTACCATAGATGTAAAATAACTATCATACCTAAGCCTAACATTGATTCCATTGTATGATTCATACGGCATTTCAACAGTAGAGAATTCAAACGGGTATGTTTTCCTTTCATACAAGTTGCCAGGAACATCAAGTTCGCGTACTGCACATAAGTTACAGGGAGTTAAAAACTGTGGAGAATTATGATATAAACTCTAACCAATGTTACATCAAAAGCATCATGATGCTCCCCACAGAGAGCAAGGCACTTTGGAGGgcaaaaaagaacaaaacagaTTACATACTGGAGCTTCTAAATATAAACATGATTTAGATGTATAGCATGTATTATAAGTATGACAAGCAAAAATTTAACTATTCAAATGCCTATGCAAAAAACATCTGAGAATTGTAACAGAGTAGAAAGGAAGAGACAAAAAAGGAAAGATCTCAGTTGTATAAGCTTGAACTTACCAAGAGAACTAAAGTCATAGAAGTTGCCTCTATCAAAATATAACTCTGCAAGGAAGGAAATGAACTAATGGAGCATCATTCATTATATACACACccaatactaaaaaataatgcCCCCACTGAAGTCATTGTACACAAAATTAACTCCATACACCAACAATATCCATGGAGAcaacatataaaataacatgAACACCAATTTTTTAGTACACTTCATGATGGCATTTAGAGGGCTCTGCTTTGTAGCCAGAGTATATAGTAAAGGAGCAGAGGATAGAAGGGATTCTAATCCAGCTTCCCTTTCACTAGATATCttgaatatgatatatatacatTCAACCACAAGTTCAAATCATGATAaacaaactaaataataaataaataatataaaaaaagaatatacatATTATTGTTGTACTGATCCAAGCTAAACACTTTACTTCTCATTTGAAGTTATAGACAAACAAAAAGCCACATAATTACAAATTAGATGCAATTAAGGGTACTGCCATCAGCCCATCAGTGACAATGGCTATTGCATTTACAGATAGAAATCCTACatttataccaaaaaaaaaaaaaaacaaccgaAGGAAACACACCTATTTGACCAAGAAGCTCAATTTTTACACCATTATGTTCAACCTTCTTCCCATTTGAAGGTTCAATAATAACCTGGTCCCAAAGTGTCAACAATTAAATTCCAGTCTACTAACAGAACAAAATCCCCACATCAAAAGTAAAACACAACAGTTGATGATGCCATGCAGTGTACCTCCCCAACTATATTCTCCTGACTTTGAAAGAGAGGAACCATGACCATTTGGCCATTTTCCTTCTTTATGCGAACCTAGCAAACACGAGATGGTACAAAAGTGTAAATCAAGGTGGCCTTGTTaaagcttttgaaaaacaaatgaaatacCCTTCCTCAGCATCCTGGAAGCTAATTCCAAATCTTACTTAGTGTCATAGTGATAATATCTGAATAACAATAATGAGGaagtttaaaacaaacaaaagtttgtATTTCCATAGAAAGAATATACTTTGAGGGATTAACATGTTACTATAAGAAAGATTAAACAACACAATACCTAACCAGACATCCCAAatctcaaataaaaattcaGAAGTTGAACATCGGTATATAAAGAACGGACTAGCCACTTTCTGTTACATAAATTATACTATTTATCACAAATAACCATGCCAATCAGATCACTGAGTCATTACACTATATGACATTACCTTATAATTTCATGTCATATGTGGGTCAGATTAGGAGTTAGGACCAAACATAGAAACCCACATGGATTCAGATATTGAAACCATTTAGATATTCCGTGAGTCCAAAGTTTTAAATTGAAGTTGTGGTTGTGATTTAGCCATAATCCTTGATATTGTGGAAAATTGCAAACAAATATAGCTGATCCAGCCACAATTGTGGTCCCAATGCGGTTACAGATACCCAAAAATCTTGACAATTGCATCCACAATTGCAGTTGCGAACCATTTATGACAGTGATAAGTAAAATGTTTAACTGGGTACGTACGGTACTCTGACTCCGAAACCCCTTTGTGATGAAAAGGGCCAGAAGGAGCTTCCTTTATGAAAATCTTCTTATTGAGATACTCATACAGAGGTCCAACTTTCACATGAATAGACTAGAATAAGGAAAACCCAAAAAGAACAAGTTTTAAACATAATGGAAAAAGAAGGGTTCATGatcattttcattcattcagATCACTATATTCATCCGTGAATTGCAGCACAGCACACCTGCTTGGGAGTACTTCCATCAGCAAGACAGATTGAGATCTTGCATGGGGGCTTGAAAGCTCCCGCAATTATATTCTGATCAAACAACAATGCACACATGTGAGGCAAATTGATTAGCACATCTCATGAAACAATTGCAATGCAAAAACAACACCAGCAATAACAAATTGATGATCCAATTGCATTCACGTTTCTTTATTTTACCCTTCAGAAAGAGAAACCCACCATGATTTTTCAGAGAGAGTGATGAtcgagagaaagagaaaatgatagaaaaggaaaacaattcaggaaaaaaaaaggttctgGAAATGGAAAATGGCACCACATGCAAATGCAACAGAACAAACAGTCCACAGTGTGATGAAGGTTAGGAACGTGCGTTTAGGTAACGCTGTTCCGTCTGTAAGTACACGTTTGTTTAACTAACGGACATGATACGACGTCATTTTcattaattgcattttttatgatatttttaggAATACTAACTACCaagataaatgttaattttgcACATAAATTGAGATTATTTGAGGTTCTCTTCACTTCACTAGTCAAAAAAtccttttacttatttttttatctgtttatatattttatcctttgattttattcactcatctttttcaaattatttttatctctattttgaaattaacttttattagtttttcaaaaaagatctcaaagataaaaaataatttatattaaaattttaattttttattataaattaaaattttcatttatatattatttattataaacttaaattatatgaaataaatatttatatataatttataataatactaGGTAGCATGTagtaacaatttaaatttataaaaagagtacatgaaaaataatttattagtttacGGTTGCTTTAGACATGTGAAGTTTCACGTGTAATTAGCCAATTGTGAGCATACAATTATtaactatattataaaagtaaGTTTTCTTCTTCATAGATAAATGAACTTAGTCTAATTGTAGAAAGAAATATTAAGTATTGAGTTATTGTATCCATAAAGTTTGTGTGTAACATAAAGGGAATCAACAATCAATTTTTAGTCACATCATTGTAGTGAGTTGTTAATTCATTGTGATAAATGGGTCGAGtttctatttgtttttaaaagaagGTTTCATTCTAGTGAGGTGTCAATTTGTTAtggcaaaattaaattatttttggttttcaaacataatatttggagcgaaaatgaaattaaacaaagaaaagtGTTGTTGAGAGtcaattcataaaattattcatatgaAACTTATTCCTAATCAATCTCTTAGTTCAATACAACCAAGATTCAAATTACAATGACTAATCTTAATTCCTTAATGATTAATCCTTGAGTTCCAAGCCAAATCCCTAATTCCTAAGGTGATTTAGACATAGAAACTCAGAGCTAAAACAATGAATCCCTACAAATGCATGTATTTGATCTATTCCTAGCATCAAAGCCTTGTACAATTCTAATTCAGATCTAGGATTTGAACTTGTTTCCACACAATCTATGTTAATGGTTGGATGATGGACAATGGAGATAGGGTGGACGACAACCTTGGTCGTTTAGTCCATTACTCTTGTCTTTTGTATTGGCGTATCTTCTGTAATCTGGTGGAGCATCCAGCCTTATAGAAGGGAGCGTTCAATTTGGTGGTTCATAAGCATAGGTTGTGTTGTAACTGTAATTGTTTTCTGTTGTAACAATTAGTTGTTGTCTCCTTTATAAGGAGCATTGTATTCTAGGTTTTGTGAGCTTAAGAATATTTTGAACCCCTTCAtcgtaaattttattatttacaataACCTTAACAATTTTGTGCGatatctctcttctctttctatcATCTGAACTTCCTTATTTAAATAGAATATATTGAATCTTTTCCAACAAATTGGTATCTAGAGCTTCAATTCAAGATCAGTTCCGCATCTGATTCATGGTAGATAAATTCATCAGTGATCAACCATTATGTTTTTTATCTGTTTGTGTTGTGTCTTCAAGATTCTATTTGAGAAGATGGTCAACACAATTAAGTTTGAGAAATTCACAAGGAAGaatagcttcaacctttggcgcATCAAGATGTGAGCCTTGTTGGAAGAACATGGCATCTAGGCTCCTCTCCCCGGTCAATCGTTGAAGATTGATAAGTCAGTGCTTGAGTTATAAGAGCAAAAGACACATTCACTAATTCTCTTATCTCTACTTGATGAGGTTCTATATGAAGTTTTTGAAGAAGGGATAGTTGTTAGGTCTTGGCTTAAATTGGAGAAACTCTTCATGATGACATCAATCTATAACAAGTTGTTTATGAAATGATGTTTGTTTGGCCTCTGAATGAGGGAAGGTACAACACTGAAGCAATACCTTGATGAGATAAACATTGTTCTAATGGAGCTACATGACATTGATGTCAAGATGAAAGACGAAGAtctgacaatcattttgttagCCTTTGTTCCTCCCTCCTACGATAATTTTGTGAGTTCTCTTAGTGCAGGCAAGGACTCCATTGCACTTGAAGAAGTCAAGCCTAGTCTCTATTCTAGAGAGCTTCAACTAAAGGCGTTTGGGAATGCTGATAAGGCCTTTGCATCCAGATTATCAATGATTGGTT of the Glycine max cultivar Williams 82 chromosome 13, Glycine_max_v4.0, whole genome shotgun sequence genome contains:
- the LOC100788855 gene encoding vacuolar protein sorting-associated protein 26A-like isoform X2 is translated as MVMVPLFQSQENIVGEVIIEPSNGKKVEHNGVKIELLGQIELYFDRGNFYDFSSLVRELDVPGNLYERKTYPFEFSTVEMPYESYNGINVRLRYILKVTISRNYVNNIVEYMDFVVRNYAPAPPINNSIKMEVGIEECLHIEFEYGKSKYHLKDVIVGKIYFLLVRIKIKTMELEVRRRESTGSGTNTYVETETLSKFELMDGVPVRGESIPVRLFLSPYELTPTYHNINNKFSVKYFLNLVLVDEEDRRYFKQQEITVYRLSENS
- the LOC100788855 gene encoding vacuolar protein sorting-associated protein 26A-like isoform X1: MNIIAGAFKPPCKISICLADGSTPKQSIHVKVGPLYEYLNKKIFIKEAPSGPFHHKGVSESEYQLYFDRGNFYDFSSLVRELDVPGNLYERKTYPFEFSTVEMPYESYNGINVRLRYILKVTISRNYVNNIVEYMDFVVRNYAPAPPINNSIKMEVGIEECLHIEFEYGKSKYHLKDVIVGKIYFLLVRIKIKTMELEVRRRESTGSGTNTYVETETLSKFELMDGVPVRGESIPVRLFLSPYELTPTYHNINNKFSVKYFLNLVLVDEEDRRYFKQQEITVYRLSENS
- the LOC100788855 gene encoding Vacuolar protein sorting-associated protein 26A-like — encoded protein: MNIIAGAFKPPCKISICLADGSTPKQVRIKKENGQMVMVPLFQSQENIVGEVIIEPSNGKKVEHNGVKIELLGQIELYFDRGNFYDFSSLVRELDVPGNLYERKTYPFEFSTVEMPYESYNGINVRLRYILKVTISRNYVNNIVEYMDFVVRNYAPAPPINNSIKMEVGIEECLHIEFEYGKSKYHLKDVIVGKIYFLLVRIKIKTMELEVRRRESTGSGTNTYVETETLSKFELMDGVPVRGESIPVRLFLSPYELTPTYHNINNKFSVKYFLNLVLVDEEDRRYFKQQEITVYRLSENS